From the genome of Cytophagales bacterium WSM2-2:
TCATCTCTTGCTCCAGCCGGTTGGTATCAACATTTTCACTGGAAAAAGTGGCCGTGACATTTTCTTTGAGCCTGGTCCTTATCTTCTCGGTGCGGGCGGGCTCCAATTTCATCACTTGCTGTAAACCTATACTGATATTATTGATATAACCTTCCAGTTTTTGAGCAAGTACTTTTCCCTCCGTTTCCCGGAACTGATCACACGCGGCCATCGCTGACTTGATCAGTACCAATGCCTTTTCCCATTCGGAAGGATCTAATGTTTCGTCTCCTTCCATTTTCCTGACACCGGGAGCATCGAGGGCTAATTGAAATAGCTGCTCATATCCTGACATCACCTTGTCAGCCAGTTTTTTCAATTCAGCATAGTTACTGGTAAAAAGAGTCTCATCGTAACTCTGCGTATTCTCAGTTTCCGTAGGCTGGCGACTCTCAATCGTTATGGAGACTTTGCCCCGCTCAAGTACATCCGCAATAAGCAAGCGCAATTCATTTTCCTTGTCTGTAAATTTTTTTGGAAGACGAAGAGATAAGTCAAGAAATTTTGAGTTCAGGGACTTGACTTCGACCGTCACATTACCTTCAGCTACCTGGCCAAAGCCAGTCATGGATTTAATCATAGGTTATAACTTGGGGCGAAGGTAGAGAAAATACCCTCTATTCTCAGAACTTAAAATAGTTTATGGCTATTCGCGCCAAGTGGATTTTTTGTCTAACTACAAAAATCTAGAAGTCAAATCCAAGGCTGACCTGCACACGTGGCTGTTGCACGGTGTAATTCACGACCGGCCAAGCCAGGTCGCATTTCAGATAGTAACCAAAAATCATGGAACGGAAACCAAATCCATAACTGTAAATCCAAGGGTTGATGTACTCCTTAATATCGATGGTGAACGGACCGTTTTTCACTTCGCGCAACGGCCCTTCATTGGCATTTCCTACCGGCACTGACCCACTCCAACTTGAGCCTATGTCATAGAATCCGGTAAACTGCAGGTTGCGGAAGAAATTGGACGTAATCGGTCCGCTTGCCAGCGCACGAACGAGAGGAACGCGTAACTCCAGGTTTGCGACAGCAACACTGTTGCCATATTGAGTGGCATAGTCAAAACCACGCAGCGTAGTTGCAAACTCAGCGAATAACAGGTTTTCATTGTAGGTCGTACTTCCATTGACCAGAGGATTTTTTGTTCCAGAGTAATTTGTATTGTTAAAAATCCAGTTGTCTACGCCACCGAGCAGGTATTTCTTAGGAGAATTTCCAAAGAATGTTCCTGCATAGCCTCGTACAGCAAATACAATCTCCTTGTATAATTTCTGATAATGACGTGCATCTACGTAAGCTTGTGAAAAATTCTTGTTTGAATTACCTTGCCCTACATATGTAATCGCGCTGAATTTTGCGCGTGTTCCTTCGATGATGTTAAGACCTGTGGTAAGTGAGTTGTCATAAACTGCCTCCACTTTTGCGCCCGTGTAAAACTGAACCTGCGAAGCCAGATACTGAAGTGACGCTCCAGGAACGCTGTTACCTCTATCAAAAAACTCAGTGAATCCAATGAAGGGTTTGAAACTGACTCTGGTGCGCACGGATATCGGATAAGACGCTCCAAATTCGATTTTCTGGTATGAATACTTTTGATTTTCAGGTGCTGATCCCTGGTTTTCTGGAAGCTTTGTCTGCCAGTAAATTACTTTGCGGTCAACGCGAGCACTGAAATCGATGCGATAAGGAAGGTACTGAAATTCACCGTAAACGTCCCCGCTCTTAATATCTGTAATGGAAACCTGGAGGCCTACATTTAATCTGTAGTTCTCCAACATATCGTTCATCTGGGTTTGTATTTGCGCACTAAGTCCGCGCAGCTGATCCACAACAAAGTTAGTGACGAGGTTATCATAGCTGAATTTTGGAGCATAAGGAAATGGCCCTTGTACTTTGCTGACTTCCCTTGCTTTTGCGTAACGCGTTAAAAAAGTCTCGTTGGGAAGTTGCTTTTGTTTCGCAGCATCGTCATCGAAAGTATAATCGTCTGTATTCAATGTTTTACCTACTGGCTTTTCCAGGGGCTTCTCAGGAATTTTCTTTTGCGGAGCAGGTTCATCAAATGAATAGTCTTCCGTACTGATCTCTCCGTTCGGCTTTTTCTTCACCGAGTCAGGCTTTGCTTCTGGTTGAGCAGGCTTTTGAATGGTAGTGTCCTGACGTTCGCGGATGCGGGAATTAATCAGGTCTTTGAGACTCGTGTTTTTTACAGGTTCTTTCTTCTTTCGCTCAATCATCACCTTCGCCTGTTGAACTTCCTTACGCCTCGTGGAAGGAGTAAACACCTGACGATCCAGATTGAATTTGTGCTCAAGAAAAATATTCTCCCGGAGATTTTGCTTTAATACTGTCGCAAGCATTCGACTATTGAAATTGAGATCGTAGTCTTTAATGCCCGAATTGTAGTTGGTTATTTGAGAATAAACACCTGTGGCCGTGTTGAAGCGGAAGAGGTTAATTATTCCACGCTGATCTGAGAGGTAAAAGAAGTTCTGCTCATCCATCGCAGTGGCATGAAAATCTTTACTCAATGTATGCGTTATCCTCCTCAACCGATTGGTCGTGGTGTCTATATTATAAAGAAAGAGGTTGTAGTAGGGTGAAAGCTTTTGCAGTGCCTTAACGTCTGTCGTGAGGGAATCAGTACTGCGGTTTGAACTGAATACAATTGTGTTTGAGTTTGGAATAAAAGCAGGGTCAAGGTCATCAAAAGCGTCATTTGTGAGGCGCTTGGTGCGGTCTCTGCGACTACTAAGCAGGAACAGGTCGTTTTGTCCCTCAAAGTCGGCACTAATAATAACCAGTCGGCCGTTGTTGGAAAAACTGAAGCTGCGGATGTTACTGAACTTATCCAGTTCGCGCGGCAGTTTGGTCCTGCTTTTCAAATCGTAGAGCCAGAAAATGTATTGACCATTTTTCACTCCGATTACACCAAGAGTACTTGCATCAGCCCAACTCAGCAGCGGAACACGGTAATCGACCGTTTGTTTAATCACACGATTACCTCCGGTGAGAATGACGACCTCATCTCCGCTTTCCAGTGATCTTACTTTGACTGTAAATTTCCCCCGGTCATTTTCGGCATAGGCAATGCTCTTTCCGTCAGGACTTACCTTAACAGTTGTATATGTGATCTGCCCTTTTTTCTGTGATGTGAAATGGACCGAGTCCGATAGCGAAACGTAGCTTTGAGCCACCTTTTTCTCCTGGCCGGAATAGAACTCACGCCAGTCGTTCATCAATTGCTTGAACGGGACTCCGAGAGTAATTAAAATGCTTCTCTCCTCGTTGCGAATAATCCGGGTGTATCCCAGAATGTTGTTGATGCTGCTCTTGCCGTACTTCTCAACAATGTAATTCCAAATCGATTGTCCTACCAATGCCGCGTCTTTGTCCTTTTGACGCAAGGCCTTGTTTACTTTCTTGCTTCGCACTAACTGGCGCACATAGTCGTCCATTTCATCATCCCATCCGTGGGCTACATAGTACGAAATGCCGTCAATGAACCATTCGGGCAAGTTCAGCAAAACAGAGCTCGCAAACATGTCTCGCAGATTTCCGCCAAACATCATTTCATTCACAAGCAAATCCGACATTTTAAAAACCAGTTCTTCTTTAAATTCTTCCAGATTTCCGGGGTGGGCGATTTCAACATAAGGTTTTATGAATTCAGTCTCTCCGTTGACACTATAACGAGAATAGTTGAGGCCCACGTTGCTTTGCTGAAGATCAGTAACTGAATTGTATAAGAAAACTTTTGTTTTTTGATAAGGTGAATAACCGAGCAAGTCAGTGATCCGGTCGAACTCAGACTCTAAGTACTGGATCGCTTCCTGTGAAGGTTTTTTCCGGTCGCCATAGTAGAAAAGGTCGAAATTTTCGGAACTCAGGTATTTCCAGTCAAACTCTTTGTATTGAATACGGTTGCGTCCAAAAGTCTCATGTGCACGCTGGGCGCTTACATCTGCAAACAATAAAACCAGGGAAAAAACCACCAACTTCCTGACCAAACACATCTTCATATTCATTGACTAAGATTCGAATATAACGCTTTAAAACGCTGAATATTTACCTCGCTTTGTATTTCTGATTTATGCTCGATCCATTCACACAAACCCTGCGAAAAATACGGGGCTAAACTTACTCCTTTTGTCCCTAAGCCATTGAAAATAAGTATGTTTTTATGAATGGGATGGCTCCCCAACACTGGCCGCCTGTCGGGAGTGGTAGGGCGCATGCCCCAATTTTGGTGATGGATTTTATATGATGATTTCACCAAGGCTTTCAATTTTTCTTCCAGTTCTGTTTTAGCCCCTCCGCTAACATCCTCCTTGAGGTCATTGGGTTGATAGGTAGCTCCAACGGTATACAAGTTATCCGATTGAGTGGGTACAAGGTAAACACCCCGGTTAAAAATCACCTCCGGCTTTTCTTCCAAAGAGATGGTCAGGGTTTCGCCCTTCAGCGCACGGATGGGAAGCCAACTGAAAAAGGGATTTTTTGACACACCAAGGCCTTCACAAAAGATGATACTTGAGGCTCGGATATTTTCATATCCAACCATTTCGTCTGAAAAATTTAATCGAGCCAAATCGAAGACCTTCGTACTAATGGAATCTGTGTTTTCGAGAAATGCATGCACAGCGGCCATAAAGGAATTAACGTTCAGAAAACCCGATTGCGTTGTCATTATCCCGCCATGCGGATCATGCACCTTATTAAAGTGACTTTGTGTGAATACTTTTTCTATAAACTCTTTGATCCCATCGGTTGCACTAAGAGACATCCATTCGTTTTGCTCCTCTACAGAAATGAATGGTCTGTAAATGGGCATAGGGTGAAAAAAATTACTTCTCAGCAGAACTTCTGCTTCTTTATAAAATTCAAACAGGTATCGAAAAAGGATGTCTGCTTTCCATGAACGGGTCAAGCGTTTACCAGTGATTGGGTTAAAAAGTCCGGCAGCAACTGCTGAGGCTTTGTTATTCTCTGGAATATCAAAGACTATAATTTTCTTTTTGCGTTTTATCAACTGCAAGGCCAGGCATGATCCGGCCAGTCCCTGGCCTACGACAATATGGTCGACACTCTTTTCGATAGGCAAATATCTTTTTTTAGCGCTTAAGATTAGCTTAAACGAGTGTCAGTATTTCACAAACCTTCCGGTATCCCGTACAATGTCTCCGTTCATCAGTTGATAGACGTAGAGCCCTGCCGGAAGATTGACTACATCAGCTGCGTCCTCAAAGTACTGAAGTTCTTTCTCAAGCACGGGTCGTCCAAAAATATCAAGTACACGGAACGTAAGGCCCTTGCCTTCTGAAATGATATTCAGGTCACTTCCAGACGAAACCGGGTTCGGATACACCAAGGCTTTCCCCTTCGGTTCAATAGGTATTTTAATCAGTTCTGAAAAAACAGTCATTCCGTTCTTGAAAAAAATTTCTGCCTGGTAGGTCATTATTCCCGAAATCAATTCTTCATCGCTGAAATCAAACTGATGTGTATTTGCCGGTGAAAGAGTTTTAAATATAGTCTGACCCATGTTGCTATTTTTTAAAATAGTAACATGATCAACATCATACCACGAACTTAAAGAGAGTTGCACGTGCACTGTCGTTAAGTTCAATCGTTCCGCGCTGAAGAGATTCAGGTAACAGAACGCACCTTGTTGTGTAAAGTCGATCGTTTCACTTTTTGAGCCAGTAACCCCGTTAAACACAGGTGCCACAGCAAAAAATTTTCCAAAAGACTGGGGCAGTATCAGGATGGTATCCACTGTCGTTGATCTCTTTGCCAGGTACTGATCTCCAAGTGAATAAATTTCATATTGAGATGCGCCTGGCACTTTGCTCCACGAAAGACCAAGACTGTCAGTACAATTAAATGCTGTCTTCAATTTCAATGAGGGTGATATTAAAAAATCACCCGACTGAAAATCCACACCATCGATAACCATTTTCAGTTTTGCTTTTGCCAGTACGTTGGGAGGAGTCCAGTAGAAATAGTTATCCAGGTTAATGCCGGACTGGGTCAACTGCCAATTTTCGGAGTTCAATTGCAGATACAAATCTCCCGTTTGACCTGAAGTTGCTTCCCACACCAATAGGCTTTTGCTGCCACCTTCGACAACTTGTGAAGCAACAGGAAAGTCCCATTCAAATTGGTCTTGCTTATTCAGCCAATAAGCAACTGAAACATTCTGAGATGCTGTGGTCAAGGTTCCTGATTTCAGGAAAAGTTGATAAGCGCCTGACGGAGGGTTCTTCAAAGTGATAAACTCGACATTATTAATATGATCTGACTTCCGTTTTGCTAATGCTTGAAGTGAGTCTGGATTTGGATAAGTACTCAGCACCCACGGCAACGTTTTTGTTGTTCCATCATAAAGCCAGGCATCAATATCATTGATCAGTACAGAATTTGCATTGACAGTCGCCGGGGGATCATTCCATGCTACCGCAATCTTGATTTCTGAAACAGATGAGGGGATGTTGATCGGCACACTTATTTGGTCGCCCGATGCCAATGTAACTTTCTTTGACTGATCCTGTTCGATTAGTTGTAGCGCTTTGTAAGCGTTAACGCTTCCGTATCCAGTGAGATAATCGATGCCATGTGAGCCAATGTCATCAGATGAAGCAATCAGTATCGCTTTCGTCATCGATGCATCTGGAGTTTCACCTTTTGATTTAAAATATTTTTCATACACCAGTGCACTCACGCCCGACACAAGTGCAGAAGCTTCAGAAGTTCCTCCCTGTCCATAAGTAGTCAATTCAGGTTTCAACCTGCCGTCAAATGCCGGCCCGCGTGAATTAAGAGTGTTAACTATCAGAGTGGAATCAACGGCATTAACAACCAGTACATTTTTAGCCTGTTTGAAATTCCCAGTCAGGTTAGCAAAGGTCATATTAGCGTAAGTGCCGGTGGTCGGTTGGAGTTGCCCTGAGTTTCCTGCTGAAAATACATGAAGCAACGTGGGGTTTTGAAAAACTTGCTCG
Proteins encoded in this window:
- the fjo30 gene encoding FAD-dependent oxidoreductase — its product is MPIEKSVDHIVVGQGLAGSCLALQLIKRKKKIIVFDIPENNKASAVAAGLFNPITGKRLTRSWKADILFRYLFEFYKEAEVLLRSNFFHPMPIYRPFISVEEQNEWMSLSATDGIKEFIEKVFTQSHFNKVHDPHGGIMTTQSGFLNVNSFMAAVHAFLENTDSISTKVFDLARLNFSDEMVGYENIRASSIIFCEGLGVSKNPFFSWLPIRALKGETLTISLEEKPEVIFNRGVYLVPTQSDNLYTVGATYQPNDLKEDVSGGAKTELEEKLKALVKSSYKIHHQNWGMRPTTPDRRPVLGSHPIHKNILIFNGLGTKGVSLAPYFSQGLCEWIEHKSEIQSEVNIQRFKALYSNLSQ